The following coding sequences lie in one Apium graveolens cultivar Ventura chromosome 1, ASM990537v1, whole genome shotgun sequence genomic window:
- the LOC141671486 gene encoding uncharacterized protein LOC141671486: MDHVERIYHILRAYLMEKAPAIFQRGTTVTLFFDDCVFPVYLRGKMNRTIEKPGHALDNKFVVPYNRDFLLLFQYHIYLEICNNYRSLKYLFKYCLKDHDNATMRIKRKKRLTDAPNKSKSTDEIKPYLDGRYVCSFEAALRTLGYDIHYRYPSVERFPVHVEGGKNVTFKSTDTLENVATHATYRKSKLEAWFVENQRIPEANEYTFQEFPRGFVWDGRACKWKRRQRGIVIGRLSEVHPSQGDTIFLGMLLLRSRGATSF, translated from the exons ATGGACCATGTGGAAAGGATTTATCATATTCTCCGCGCATATCTAATGGAAAAAGCACCCGCCATTTTCCAAAGAG GTACAACGGTCACACTTTTTTTTGATGATTGTGTTTTTCCTGTTTATCTGAGAGGAAAGATGAACAGAACAATAGAAAAGCCTGGTCATGCTTTAGACAATAAATTTGTTGTTCCATACAACAGAGATTTTTTACTCCTTTTCCAGTATCATATTTATTTGGAGATATGCAACAATTATAGATCTTTAAAATACCTGTTCAAGTATTGCTTAAAAGACCATGACAATGCTACAATGCGTATCAAAAGGAAAAAGAGACTCACTGATGCACCAAACAAATCTAAATCAACTGACGAGATCAAACCATATCTTGATGGTAGATATGTGTGTTCGTTTGAGGCAGCTTTGAGAACCTTAGGATATGATATTCATTATAGATATCCATCAGTTGAACGATTTCCAGTTCATGTGGAAGGAGGAAAAAATGTTACTTTTAAGTCGACTGATACTTTGGAAAATGTTGCAACACATGCAACATATCGGAAAAGTAAGTTGGAGGCATGGTTTGTAGAAAATCAAAGAATTCCAGAGGCAAATGAATATACTTTCCAGGAATTCCCACGTGGATTCGTTTGGGATGGTAGAGCATGCAAATGGAAGAGAAGGCAAAGAGGAATCGTTATTGGCCGTCTATCAGAGGTCCATCCTTCTCAGGGTGATACTATTTTCCTTGGGATGCTTCTTCTTCGTTCTCGGGGAGCTACATCATTCTAG